GGCGCGCATACGGCGACGGCCACGGCGCGCTGTCGACCAGCGCCAGCGCGTTGGCCGGCAGGTCTACCTGGGCCAGCAGGCCGCGCAGCCAGTGCGGATCGCGTTCCAGGCGCTCGGCCATGCGGCCTTGCTCCATGGCGCTGCCCGGATCGCCCCACGGCACGAACAGCACGCCGTCGTCGCTGCGCTGCCCCGCATCGCTCCAGTTCGCGCTGTTGCATAACCCGGCCCCGGCCGGCGCGCGCAGGCCGAAATGGAAGCCAAGCAGCCCGCGCGGGTCGCATTCGACGGCCAGCGCAGGATGGCCGTGCCAGGCCAGCAGCGTGGCCAGCTCGGCGGTGACGGTGGTGCGGCCCGCGCCGCCGACGGTCGAGACGATGGCCACGGTCTTCATTCGCGCTCTCCGGTCACTTCGCGCCAGCGCCGGCCGCGGATCACCACCGGCTGCAGCTGGGGCGGCAGCCGCACCGCGCGGCGCGCGCGCGGCAGGCGCCAGCGCGGCAGCAGCCGCAGCAGCCGGAAGTGCCAGACGACCCAGGCCACCGGCACTGCGAGGATGAGTCCCCAGATGAAATAGCCGAGAAACAAGTCCATGGTGTTTCCTGTCGATCGTGCCTAGCGTTGCGGCTTCAGCGGGATGGCAAACGCCTGCGGCTGCGCGCGCCGGCCACGGCGCGCGCGCGAGGTTGCGGGCAACGGGATCGGCGCGTCCTGCGGCGGCAGTTCCGCCGGCGCCGTCACCGGCGACAGCCCGGGCTGGCTGGCCAGCCAGCCGCTGTAGTCCTGCACCGGGCGCTGTGCGATATCGGATTCAAGCCGCTTGAGCGAGCCCAGGATCGATTCGGGATCGCCGCAGCGCAGCTCGCCGCCGAACAGCTCGGACATCGGCCGCACGAACACATGGCGGCACGCGGTCTCGACGTTCTCCATGCGGCAGGCGAAGAAGAAGGCGTAGACCGCATTGCTGCCTGCGGTGCAGAGGTCGCCGGCATCGTGCATCTGGCACGCGCGCAGCGCATCGACGTGGGCCGCTTCGGGCAGCAGCGGCAGCTCCAGCAGCACATGCGGCAGCCGGATCACGCTGCTGCGTTCGAGCGTGGTGCGCACCAGCGAGATAAAGTCGGCGGGCGGCACGTAGCCCGTGGCGGCGGTGGCCACCACCGCGGACAGCGCGCTCTTGTAGTCGGGCAGGATCGGGCGCGAGAACACCTGGCCCTGGATCGCCTCGATCATGGTCTGCACGCGCGCGAAGGGCGTGTTGCGGTGGATCACCAGGCTGGCGCCCAGCGTCATCATCAGCAGCTCGTAGCGCTGGCGCAGGATCTCGTGGTCCTCGCGCACCACGATCTTGAGCGCCTTGCCGCCGTCGTGGCGCAGCTGGTGTACCTGGCCGGCAAGGGTCTCGAGTTCGGCGATCTGGCCGTAATGCAGCACCACGGTGGCCGCGACCGCACCGCCAGCGGCAGCCACCGCGGTGGCATTGTCGTCGACCACCTGCCAGTGCGCGGGGATCCAGCGCTCGCGCAGCACCGCTTCGCGGCTGACGATGACGCGGTCCTCGTCGGGGGCCAGCAACGTGGGTGCCTCGCCGGGCGCGATGGCGTCGTCGGCGCCGGTACCGGCCACCAGGCCGCGGTCGACCGGCGAGAAGCGCAGCGGCACCACCTCCGGCGGCAGGATCGCATCCTTGTGGCGCCAGAAGCCGACCTCCCAGACAAACTGCCCGTGCTGCTGCGCCAGCCGCGCCACGCCGGCGAAATGCCGGTGGAACCCCGCCAGTGACACCAGCTGCAGCGCCGCCGTGCCGCCGGGCGGCTCCATCACCAGCAGCACGCCGCAGCTGTTGCTTCTGCACCATCGTGCCAGCAGCTCGCCGTCATCGGCCAGCGCGACCGGGTCTTCCCAGCGGAAATATCCCTGCGCGCCTTCCACCAGGAACTGGCTGCCCTGTGCGCCGCACTGGTCCACCACGGCCTGCAGCGCTTCGGTCAGCACGGCGATGCCGGAGCGGTCGGGCACGCCGCGCAGCGTGCAGACGTTGGCGCGCGGATGCAGCGTGCGCGAGCGTTCGATGTCGAGCCCGTGCGCGCGCAGCATGTCGGCGATCCCGGCCGGCTCGCGCGGCGACAGCACCGTGGTGCGTGCGCGCAGCAGCCGTGCCGCACTTTGCCAGAACAGCGCGTCGCAGGCGGGCGTGGCGTCGGCATAGACCACGTGCACGGCGGTGGGCTCGAGCGCCGCCAGCGCGGGCGGCAGCGCATCGATGGCCAGCGCCGGGCGCGCCTGCAGCCAGGCGCGCGGCTTCTTGCGCAAGCTCGGCGGCGGCGGGGCGGTTGGGCGGCTGGCGTCGTTCATGGTGTGGCTCGGTATGTGGCTTGCTATGTGGCTTGGCAAGTCGCTTAGTAAGTCGAATAAGGCCGCACCGGCGTGGGCGGGTAGGGCACGGGCCCCTGCTGCTTGTCGAAGAAATAGCGCACGTACGCCTGCGCGCGGTTCGGCGCGTAGTCGCGCGAGCGGTCGATCTCGAACACCGCGCCGGCGACCCAGTGCGGTGCGAAGCGGTACTCGACCGCCGCGCCGATGGTATAGCTGAAACCGCCGCCGGACCCGCCGCCATAGGTGGCATTGCCGGAGAGTTCCTGCAGCCGGGAATCGGTCGGGTAGTACGGCATCGACTTCTCATACGTGCTCGACAGCCCCACCGAACCGCGCACGCGCCACGACAGCTTGTCGCGCCGCCCGGTCCAGTCGAGCGGGATGCCGAACGACAGGTAGCGCTGCGGACTGTAGTAGCCGCCGTGGCCGAAGCTGTAGTAGCGCTCGTTCTCGCTGTAGCGCCAGTAGTTCAGCACCAGGCCGCTGGTGAGGCGCTGGTCGCGCCGCACGAAGACGGGCACGTCGAAGCCGGTGCGCACGGTGAACTCGCGGTTGGTCAGGACATTGTGACCA
This genomic window from Cupriavidus sp. P-10 contains:
- the bcsE gene encoding cellulose biosynthesis protein BcsE; amino-acid sequence: MNDASRPTAPPPPSLRKKPRAWLQARPALAIDALPPALAALEPTAVHVVYADATPACDALFWQSAARLLRARTTVLSPREPAGIADMLRAHGLDIERSRTLHPRANVCTLRGVPDRSGIAVLTEALQAVVDQCGAQGSQFLVEGAQGYFRWEDPVALADDGELLARWCRSNSCGVLLVMEPPGGTAALQLVSLAGFHRHFAGVARLAQQHGQFVWEVGFWRHKDAILPPEVVPLRFSPVDRGLVAGTGADDAIAPGEAPTLLAPDEDRVIVSREAVLRERWIPAHWQVVDDNATAVAAAGGAVAATVVLHYGQIAELETLAGQVHQLRHDGGKALKIVVREDHEILRQRYELLMMTLGASLVIHRNTPFARVQTMIEAIQGQVFSRPILPDYKSALSAVVATAATGYVPPADFISLVRTTLERSSVIRLPHVLLELPLLPEAAHVDALRACQMHDAGDLCTAGSNAVYAFFFACRMENVETACRHVFVRPMSELFGGELRCGDPESILGSLKRLESDIAQRPVQDYSGWLASQPGLSPVTAPAELPPQDAPIPLPATSRARRGRRAQPQAFAIPLKPQR